DNA sequence from the Augochlora pura isolate Apur16 chromosome 11, APUR_v2.2.1, whole genome shotgun sequence genome:
TACATGTCCGTGCTAGCATATGTTTGTTTGATTTCTCTTTTGTGTTCATCCATTAGAGAACAAACTCACACATATTGTGAAGTATCCGATGCAAATTTCTTACAGTATACTTCATGCACTACTATCTGACAGacttttaagtaattataatcgtgttattttattttgcagagcATAAGATAGTTATGGTTGGTTTGGATAATGCTGGTAAGACAACTATATTGTACCAGTTCCTAATGAATGAAGTTGTTCATACATCACCAACTATTGGATCGAATGTAGAAGAAgtagtttggaaaaatattcattttataatgtgGGACTTAGGTGGACAACAAAGTCTACGGGCAGCATGGTCTACATACTATACTAACACTGAGTTTATAATAATGGTTATAGATAGTACAGATAGAGAAAGACTTGGTGTTATAAGAGAAGAATTATACTCAATGCTGAATCACGAGGAATTAAGTAAAGCTAATGTCTTAGTCTATGCTAATAAACAAGATTTAAAAGGTAGTATGACAGCTGCAGAAATATCTAGACAATTGGATTTAACATCAATTAAGAAACATCAGTGGCATATACAAAGTTGTTGTGCACTCACTGGAGAAGGGTaaggattaaaaatttaattgtgtaTCGGTACAA
Encoded proteins:
- the Arl5 gene encoding ADP-ribosylation factor-like 5 encodes the protein MGLLFAKLWSLFGNEEHKIVMVGLDNAGKTTILYQFLMNEVVHTSPTIGSNVEEVVWKNIHFIMWDLGGQQSLRAAWSTYYTNTEFIIMVIDSTDRERLGVIREELYSMLNHEELSKANVLVYANKQDLKGSMTAAEISRQLDLTSIKKHQWHIQSCCALTGEGLYQGLEWIVGRLKKT